In the genome of Clostridia bacterium, one region contains:
- a CDS encoding DNA internalization-related competence protein ComEC/Rec2 — MNRPLLLFSIALIMGILTAFYSGSILIIVFFTVIISLILIFLKRQLGLKGYLVAGIITFFLLGTIEYLFVSSSIENRFSGFIGENVSLRGYLVSEPDIKEQKITYVMKTYEIAAEEDIKEVKGKVLVTVLRGENSKIYRYGQELEISGVLRLPKGSRNPGGFDYSRYLAGAGISATIFSREYNIRLLGSVKRNILIKSGLFLRERIVSVVNSSLPKQQAGLLNGMLIGHRDGLEDNVQEAFSNAGLSHIMAVSGSNIVFIIFPLAFFFKRIGVRKNQSNTIIILILILFVYITGFSPSVVRAVIMAVIVLTAQIIKREPDVFTSIALAAVILLLYNPYVLFDVGFQLSFGATLSLVLFYKIIKEKLSFSFIPKLLTDLLAVTFAAQIGVLPITAYHFNKISVISVFSNIFVVPLTGVITVLGFILAIVGQISLLFSKLIGLFCNTLLTFILYVTKISSELPFAALKLATPGIVLILTYYTAAFYFLWYRPIHRPEKRIKPVYCVMIFMLIIGSFFIYKILPGRLEAVFVDVGQGDCTFIKSHTGKTILIDGGGSGANTGSGSDIGENTVIPFLFDYGVTSIDTVIATHGHEDHIGGLLYVLGEMNVRKLIIPDIFDKKEFKKLIDMAGRRGIPVYKCSKGDMIRLDSKTYLEVIHPVRNFKIDKSYSNNSSLVLKLKYKAISILFAGDIEMEAEDILLEDKSDLKADVLKVAHHGSLYSTSEAFIDSVRPEAAVICVGNNNFGHPGMGTLDRIRNNNIEIFRTDECGAVMFASDGEKISVRKTIGEMK, encoded by the coding sequence GTGAACAGACCTTTACTGCTATTTTCTATTGCATTAATCATGGGAATCCTTACTGCGTTCTATTCCGGCTCAATTTTGATTATAGTATTTTTTACAGTAATTATATCTTTAATATTAATATTTCTAAAGAGGCAGCTGGGCCTAAAAGGCTATCTTGTAGCAGGAATCATCACTTTTTTTTTATTAGGTACTATAGAATATCTCTTTGTAAGCAGCTCTATTGAAAATAGATTTTCAGGATTTATTGGCGAGAATGTAAGTTTGAGAGGATATCTTGTATCTGAACCGGATATAAAGGAACAAAAAATTACTTACGTGATGAAAACTTATGAAATAGCAGCAGAAGAAGATATAAAGGAGGTAAAAGGAAAAGTCCTTGTTACTGTCTTGCGAGGAGAAAACAGTAAAATTTACAGATATGGTCAGGAATTGGAAATCAGCGGTGTACTGAGGCTGCCAAAAGGAAGCAGAAATCCCGGAGGGTTTGATTACAGCAGGTATCTCGCAGGTGCAGGAATATCTGCGACAATCTTTTCAAGGGAATACAATATAAGACTACTTGGTAGTGTAAAAAGAAATATTCTTATAAAATCCGGGTTGTTTTTACGTGAAAGAATAGTCAGTGTCGTTAACAGTAGTTTGCCAAAGCAGCAGGCAGGGTTGCTAAATGGGATGCTGATAGGACATAGGGACGGTTTGGAAGATAATGTACAGGAAGCTTTCTCTAACGCAGGCCTCTCTCATATAATGGCGGTTTCAGGCTCAAATATCGTTTTTATTATATTTCCATTAGCCTTCTTTTTTAAGAGGATAGGGGTGCGAAAAAATCAGTCAAATACGATAATAATACTAATACTGATTTTGTTTGTATATATTACCGGTTTTTCTCCTTCTGTCGTCAGAGCGGTAATTATGGCAGTAATAGTGCTGACTGCACAAATTATTAAAAGGGAGCCTGACGTTTTCACAAGTATTGCCCTGGCTGCTGTGATACTTCTCTTGTACAATCCCTATGTACTATTTGATGTAGGATTTCAACTCTCTTTTGGTGCTACACTTTCATTGGTTCTATTTTATAAAATAATCAAAGAAAAGTTAAGTTTCAGTTTCATACCCAAGCTTCTGACTGATTTGCTGGCTGTTACCTTTGCAGCACAAATAGGGGTATTGCCCATAACCGCTTATCATTTCAATAAGATATCCGTTATTTCAGTTTTTTCTAATATTTTCGTAGTTCCGTTAACAGGTGTAATTACTGTACTCGGTTTCATACTGGCCATAGTTGGGCAAATAAGCCTGCTCTTTTCTAAATTGATAGGATTGTTTTGCAACACTCTTCTCACTTTCATACTGTATGTAACCAAGATATCTTCCGAATTACCGTTTGCAGCTTTGAAACTGGCTACACCCGGTATTGTTTTGATATTAACCTATTATACTGCGGCATTTTATTTTCTGTGGTACAGGCCTATACACAGACCGGAAAAAAGGATTAAACCGGTATACTGTGTAATGATTTTCATGTTGATAATCGGTTCTTTCTTTATTTATAAAATCCTGCCGGGACGTCTTGAGGCTGTTTTTGTAGATGTAGGCCAGGGGGATTGCACATTCATAAAATCTCATACGGGAAAAACAATACTTATAGACGGTGGCGGATCAGGTGCAAATACCGGAAGTGGAAGTGATATAGGAGAAAATACGGTTATACCGTTTCTTTTTGATTATGGAGTTACCAGCATTGATACAGTTATTGCGACTCATGGGCATGAAGACCATATTGGAGGACTTCTGTATGTTTTGGGTGAAATGAATGTACGGAAGCTGATAATACCCGATATTTTTGACAAAAAAGAATTCAAGAAGCTTATTGATATGGCAGGCAGAAGAGGGATACCAGTATATAAATGCTCAAAAGGTGACATGATCAGGTTGGACAGTAAAACATACCTTGAGGTTATTCACCCTGTAAGGAATTTTAAAATTGATAAATCATATTCAAATAACAGCTCTTTAGTGTTAAAATTGAAATACAAAGCAATCAGTATACTTTTTGCCGGTGATATAGAAATGGAAGCTGAAGATATACTGCTTGAAGATAAATCAGATTTGAAGGCAGATGTTCTGAAGGTTGCACATCATGGCTCACTATATTCCACAAGTGAAGCGTTTATAGATTCAGTGAGGCCAGAAGCGGCAGTTATTTGTGTGGGAAACAATAACTTTGGGCATCCGGGAATGGGCACCTTAGACAGAATAAGAAACAATAACATAGAAATATTTAGGACTGATGAGTGCGGAGCGGTGATGTTTGCTTCCGACGGAGAAAAAATAAGTGTCAGAAAAACTATCGGAGAGATGAAATGA
- a CDS encoding N-acetylmuramoyl-L-alanine amidase, protein MKKANVQKKIFSKRIKLILLLFIASLCILSSHDLLNPDMNRREAAVAHKDSNPQRGSEREYGLYLAGRGLFDDRNRTGVYNQEIPVGKAAGAVVAIDPGHGGKDCGTSFEKLEEKDISLDISLTLGEMLEKAGIHVLYTREEDEYIGLGKRAEIANEAGADLFLSIHCNSMEDDTSCNGSETLYKNKKSETGKVSSKKFAEIIQGELPGAISTKDNGIKLRPRLAVLVATDMPAIIAEVGYISNESDRAKLASEEYRKKAAEALYRGVIKALNEMK, encoded by the coding sequence ATGAAAAAAGCTAATGTTCAGAAAAAAATTTTTAGCAAACGTATTAAACTGATTCTTTTATTATTCATTGCATCTTTGTGTATACTTTCTTCACATGATTTGCTTAATCCAGATATGAATCGCAGAGAGGCAGCTGTCGCTCATAAAGACAGTAATCCTCAAAGAGGCTCCGAACGGGAGTATGGACTATATCTTGCTGGAAGAGGTTTGTTTGATGACAGGAACAGAACCGGAGTCTATAATCAGGAAATACCTGTCGGCAAAGCAGCAGGAGCGGTAGTTGCTATAGATCCCGGACACGGTGGGAAAGACTGTGGAACGAGTTTTGAGAAGCTGGAAGAAAAAGATATCAGTCTGGATATTTCATTAACATTAGGTGAAATGCTTGAAAAAGCAGGAATACATGTTTTGTATACACGGGAAGAAGATGAGTACATAGGACTCGGCAAAAGAGCAGAAATTGCAAATGAAGCGGGCGCAGATCTTTTTTTAAGTATTCATTGTAATAGTATGGAAGACGATACAAGCTGTAATGGAAGTGAGACGTTATATAAAAATAAAAAATCTGAGACAGGTAAGGTAAGCTCTAAAAAATTTGCAGAGATCATACAAGGAGAATTACCTGGTGCTATCAGTACAAAGGATAACGGTATAAAACTCCGTCCACGGCTTGCTGTATTGGTAGCAACTGATATGCCTGCAATTATAGCCGAGGTCGGCTATATATCCAATGAATCCGACAGGGCAAAGCTTGCTTCGGAGGAATATAGAAAGAAGGCAGCAGAGGCTCTGTATAGGGGTGTTATCAAAGCATTGAATGAAATGAAATAA
- a CDS encoding alpha/beta-type small acid-soluble spore protein, whose protein sequence is MANNNNQKVVPAAADALDKMKYEIASQVGVNLKQGYNGDLAARDAGRVGGNITKKLIQMAESQLAGK, encoded by the coding sequence ATGGCAAATAATAATAATCAGAAAGTAGTTCCAGCTGCAGCAGATGCTCTTGACAAAATGAAATATGAAATTGCTTCTCAGGTAGGCGTTAATCTAAAGCAGGGTTATAATGGAGATTTAGCAGCTCGTGACGCAGGCAGGGTTGGCGGAAATATCACTAAGAAGCTTATACAGATGGCAGAATCACAATTAGCAGGTAAGTAA
- a CDS encoding SH3 domain-containing protein, translating into MFSLRKLLFSSAVLVLVLSLCTGLTFADGSKATTTDDRVNIREEASTDAKVLETISNKGTSVTVISSSENWVKVKYNGVTGWIRKDLLSIKPEEKKTVSGTGVVKAETLNVRSKADLSAGVVAKLKEGEKVSILDQSGEWYKIKTSDGEVGWVYAEYISTKKADVSRGSKSSRGDDADRSKAVAEDDESVADENDTQEDTTTGQEIVAYAKKFIGTKYVYGGDSPKEGFDCSGFVKYVFAHFDIKLERTSADQATQGKKVKKANLRIGDLVFFDTNGGRSNINHVGIYIGDGKFIHASSPRYDVTITELSDDYYARSYMTSRRIIN; encoded by the coding sequence ATGTTTAGTCTCAGAAAATTGCTATTCAGTTCTGCGGTACTAGTGCTTGTCCTAAGTTTATGTACAGGTCTTACGTTTGCAGACGGCAGCAAGGCTACAACTACAGATGACAGGGTAAATATCCGCGAGGAGGCAAGTACCGATGCAAAGGTGCTTGAAACCATCAGCAATAAGGGAACTTCTGTAACTGTTATCTCATCTTCGGAAAATTGGGTAAAAGTCAAGTACAATGGAGTCACAGGATGGATTCGGAAAGATTTACTATCCATAAAACCCGAAGAGAAGAAAACGGTAAGCGGTACAGGAGTAGTAAAAGCTGAAACCCTTAATGTAAGGAGCAAGGCTGATTTGTCAGCAGGTGTCGTAGCTAAACTTAAGGAAGGCGAAAAGGTGAGCATACTGGATCAATCCGGTGAGTGGTATAAAATTAAGACATCGGATGGAGAAGTAGGATGGGTTTATGCTGAGTATATCTCTACAAAAAAGGCTGATGTATCGAGAGGAAGCAAATCATCAAGAGGTGACGATGCAGACCGCAGTAAAGCGGTTGCAGAAGATGATGAATCAGTTGCTGATGAAAATGATACTCAGGAAGATACGACTACAGGCCAGGAGATAGTTGCATACGCTAAAAAATTTATCGGTACAAAATATGTATACGGTGGAGATTCTCCGAAAGAAGGCTTTGACTGCTCAGGATTTGTAAAATATGTGTTTGCACACTTTGACATCAAACTTGAAAGGACTTCCGCAGATCAGGCTACACAGGGCAAGAAGGTTAAGAAAGCTAACCTAAGAATCGGTGACCTTGTTTTCTTTGACACAAATGGTGGACGCAGCAATATAAATCATGTGGGAATATACATCGGTGATGGAAAGTTCATTCATGCTTCTTCACCAAGATACGATGTAACAATTACTGAACTCTCAGATGATTATTATGCAAGGTCATATATGACATCAAGAAGAATAATTAACTAA
- the gpr gene encoding GPR endopeptidase has translation MTSRNIRTDLALEANELFKQQAMNEKIDESGVPPGVDIENAGTEDIKITRVRVTSPTGEASIGKPMGNYITLEVPGLRYNDQELFENTCKELARELAGLVELGEKSTVLVVGLGNWNVTPDALGPKVISSMMVTRHLLEYVPEQVDDGVRPVCAIAPGVLGITGIETGEIVRGIVDRIKPEMIIAIDALASRKMERVSTTIQIADTGIAPGSGVGNKRMELSKTTLGIPVIAIGVPTVVDAATMANDTIDLVLDSMIKQSPHGSEFYNMLNTIDRDDKYQLIQEVLNPYIGNLIVTPKEIDDIIERVSKVIANGLNIALHKGITLQDVNRYVH, from the coding sequence ATGACAAGCAGAAACATAAGAACAGATCTTGCATTGGAAGCGAATGAGCTTTTCAAGCAGCAGGCAATGAATGAAAAAATTGACGAAAGTGGTGTGCCTCCTGGAGTAGATATAGAAAATGCAGGTACTGAAGACATAAAAATAACCAGAGTCAGGGTTACTTCACCTACAGGAGAGGCATCTATAGGAAAGCCAATGGGGAATTATATAACTCTGGAGGTTCCGGGATTAAGATACAATGATCAGGAGTTGTTTGAAAATACATGTAAAGAACTCGCAAGAGAACTGGCTGGCCTCGTCGAACTTGGAGAAAAATCTACTGTGCTCGTTGTAGGCCTTGGGAACTGGAATGTGACACCTGATGCACTTGGACCCAAAGTGATATCAAGTATGATGGTAACAAGACATCTTCTGGAATATGTACCTGAGCAGGTTGACGATGGAGTCAGGCCTGTTTGTGCTATTGCGCCAGGTGTATTGGGCATAACCGGTATTGAAACAGGAGAAATAGTCAGGGGTATAGTAGACCGTATCAAGCCGGAAATGATAATTGCGATAGATGCATTGGCATCAAGGAAAATGGAGCGTGTAAGCACAACTATTCAAATTGCAGATACTGGGATAGCTCCGGGCTCGGGAGTAGGAAACAAAAGAATGGAGCTTTCCAAGACCACTCTGGGGATTCCTGTAATAGCAATAGGAGTTCCAACAGTTGTAGATGCCGCAACAATGGCAAATGACACAATAGATCTTGTGCTCGACAGCATGATAAAGCAGTCACCCCATGGGTCTGAATTCTATAATATGCTTAATACCATAGACAGGGATGATAAGTATCAGCTGATACAGGAGGTGCTGAACCCGTATATAGGAAATCTTATAGTGACACCCAAAGAAATAGATGACATTATAGAAAGAGTGTCAAAAGTTATAGCAAATGGGCTAAATATAGCACTGCACAAGGGAATTACACTACAGGATGTGAACAGGTATGTACACTAA
- the ligA gene encoding NAD-dependent DNA ligase LigA, producing the protein MSSIGKRIEELRELLNHYNYKYYVEDAPEINDFEYDILYRELENLEAENPELITPDSPTQRVGGKPLDGFDKVVHTVQMQSLSDVFSQDELFAFDQRVREAIGNNVEYVVEKKIDGLSVSLEYENGRFIRGSTRGDGLVGEDVTLNLKTIKSIPLILKENIPLIEVRGEVYISKKDFEKLNEEQESMEQQVFANPRNAAAGSLRQLDPKVTAGRKLDIYVFNIQMIEGKSLSTHAETLEYMKRLGFKVSPGYKICSNIREVMDEINRIGEERGELPFEIDGAVVKVNSISQREVLGSTTKTPRWAAAYKYPAEKKQTVIKDIWANVGRTGVLTPNAVLEPVRLAGTTVSRATLHNMDYIKERDIRIGDTVWIQKAGDIIPEVLEVVFEKRTGQEKEFIMPESCPECGSVVIREEGEAAFRCTGIECPAQLFRSIVHFASRDAMNIDGLGPAIIEALMEKKFITGVADLYYLHSRKDELINMERMGKKSIENLLKSIEKSKENNIDRLIFGFGIKHIGLRAAQLLAENFDSIDALGNASLEDVVKIQEFGEKMAQSLVTFFSQEQTRDTVEKLRVAGVNQKSYGKKEIKDNRFEGLTFVLTGTLPTMTRDEASELIQSYGGKVSGSVSKKTSYVLAGEEAGSKLLKAQELGVRVISEEDLMEMAK; encoded by the coding sequence ATGTCAAGTATAGGAAAGAGGATAGAAGAACTTCGCGAACTGCTGAATCACTACAACTATAAATACTATGTTGAAGATGCACCTGAAATAAATGATTTTGAATACGATATACTTTATCGGGAACTTGAAAACCTCGAAGCGGAAAATCCGGAATTAATTACGCCGGACTCGCCTACTCAGAGGGTCGGGGGAAAACCCCTCGATGGGTTTGACAAAGTTGTTCACACTGTTCAGATGCAGAGTCTTTCAGATGTATTCAGTCAGGATGAATTATTTGCCTTTGATCAGCGCGTCAGGGAAGCAATTGGAAATAATGTGGAATATGTTGTTGAAAAAAAGATAGATGGGTTGTCTGTTTCGCTGGAGTATGAAAATGGAAGATTTATTAGGGGATCAACCCGCGGAGATGGCCTTGTAGGTGAGGATGTTACCCTGAATCTTAAAACTATAAAGTCTATTCCTTTAATATTAAAAGAGAATATACCTTTAATAGAAGTAAGGGGAGAAGTGTACATTTCCAAAAAGGATTTTGAGAAGCTGAATGAGGAACAGGAGAGTATGGAGCAGCAGGTTTTTGCCAATCCAAGAAATGCTGCAGCCGGTTCTTTAAGACAGCTAGATCCGAAGGTTACAGCAGGACGCAAGCTGGATATTTATGTTTTCAACATACAGATGATAGAAGGAAAGAGTTTGTCTACTCATGCTGAAACTCTTGAATATATGAAAAGGTTGGGTTTTAAAGTCAGCCCAGGCTATAAGATATGCAGCAATATCAGAGAAGTAATGGACGAAATAAACAGAATAGGAGAAGAACGCGGAGAGCTGCCTTTTGAAATAGACGGAGCGGTTGTTAAGGTTAATTCTATAAGCCAGAGGGAGGTATTGGGAAGTACAACCAAAACTCCAAGATGGGCTGCGGCATATAAATATCCTGCTGAGAAAAAACAGACAGTTATTAAAGATATATGGGCAAATGTCGGAAGGACCGGAGTGCTGACGCCTAACGCAGTTTTAGAGCCTGTAAGGCTTGCAGGAACTACTGTCAGCAGGGCTACGCTGCACAATATGGATTATATTAAGGAAAGAGATATACGGATAGGGGACACGGTTTGGATTCAAAAAGCCGGAGATATAATTCCTGAAGTATTGGAAGTAGTGTTTGAAAAACGTACAGGTCAGGAGAAAGAGTTTATAATGCCTGAAAGCTGTCCTGAATGCGGATCTGTTGTAATTAGGGAAGAAGGAGAAGCTGCTTTCAGGTGCACTGGGATAGAGTGTCCAGCCCAGCTTTTCAGAAGTATTGTACATTTTGCTTCAAGAGATGCTATGAATATAGACGGATTGGGACCTGCCATAATAGAAGCTTTAATGGAGAAAAAATTCATTACGGGCGTAGCAGACCTGTATTACTTGCATAGTAGAAAAGATGAGCTTATAAATATGGAGCGTATGGGCAAGAAGTCTATAGAAAATCTCCTGAAATCCATAGAAAAGTCCAAGGAGAACAATATAGACAGGCTCATATTCGGCTTCGGAATCAAACATATAGGGCTGAGGGCTGCGCAATTACTTGCCGAGAATTTTGACTCCATAGATGCATTGGGTAATGCTTCTCTGGAAGATGTAGTGAAGATTCAGGAATTTGGGGAGAAAATGGCTCAAAGCTTAGTTACATTCTTCAGTCAGGAACAGACCCGTGACACTGTTGAAAAGCTAAGGGTGGCAGGAGTGAATCAGAAGAGCTATGGCAAAAAGGAGATAAAGGATAACAGGTTCGAAGGGCTTACTTTTGTGCTAACGGGTACTTTGCCGACAATGACCAGGGATGAAGCTTCTGAATTGATACAATCATATGGGGGCAAAGTCTCAGGGAGTGTTTCAAAGAAAACATCTTATGTTCTTGCAGGGGAAGAAGCGGGAAGCAAATTATTAAAGGCTCAGGAACTTGGAGTCAGAGTTATAAGTGAGGAAGATTTGATGGAGATGGCTAAGTGA
- the holA gene encoding DNA polymerase III subunit delta → MSIDILKDDIKNKRIKNLYLFYGPEEYLKKYYLESLEKEILSDDMKALNKIVLEGKADIKRISEACETMPVFSERKIVIVRNSGLLKAKKKQDDEGKGKQGDDSLVSYLQNLPEYTCLVFFEEEIDKRVKVIDIIKKNGLIVEFVFQKPVELVKWVSKVFKTYKKEIDPVLASRMVENCEQGMTEILNEINKVVLYLGDRQRVTNDDIEKICTKSIKGRIFDLTDAIAEKNTAKALKLLNDMIILKEPIPKILFMITRQLRQVLEMKLLNNEGLNSGQAATKMGITPYAAGKISKQTRVFDVENLKGAIEESLDMDLAIKTGKIDERMAVELLISKLSK, encoded by the coding sequence ATGAGTATAGATATTTTAAAAGATGATATAAAGAATAAAAGGATTAAAAATCTGTATCTTTTTTACGGACCGGAGGAGTATTTAAAAAAGTATTATCTTGAGAGTTTGGAAAAAGAAATTCTCAGCGATGATATGAAAGCTCTTAACAAAATAGTTCTTGAAGGAAAGGCTGATATAAAAAGAATATCTGAAGCCTGTGAGACAATGCCTGTTTTTTCAGAAAGAAAAATTGTCATAGTAAGGAATTCGGGATTGCTGAAAGCAAAGAAAAAGCAGGATGACGAGGGAAAGGGAAAACAGGGTGACGACAGTCTGGTTTCATATTTGCAGAACCTGCCCGAATACACCTGCCTTGTTTTTTTTGAAGAGGAAATAGATAAAAGGGTAAAGGTTATAGATATCATCAAAAAAAACGGATTAATTGTGGAGTTTGTATTTCAGAAGCCTGTAGAGCTTGTTAAGTGGGTTTCAAAAGTTTTTAAGACTTATAAGAAAGAAATCGACCCTGTTTTGGCTTCACGTATGGTAGAAAACTGTGAACAGGGAATGACGGAAATACTTAATGAAATAAATAAGGTTGTATTGTATTTGGGTGATAGACAACGGGTAACAAATGATGATATAGAAAAAATATGTACTAAATCTATAAAAGGAAGAATATTTGACCTTACCGATGCTATAGCTGAAAAGAATACGGCTAAAGCTTTGAAACTTCTTAACGATATGATAATACTCAAAGAACCGATCCCTAAGATACTGTTTATGATTACCAGGCAGCTAAGGCAGGTTTTAGAAATGAAACTACTGAACAATGAAGGACTGAATTCCGGTCAGGCTGCCACAAAGATGGGAATTACACCATATGCAGCAGGAAAGATATCAAAGCAGACCAGGGTTTTTGATGTAGAAAACCTAAAAGGAGCGATTGAGGAGAGCCTTGATATGGACCTGGCGATAAAAACCGGAAAAATCGATGAGCGTATGGCTGTTGAATTACTGATAAGCAAGCTTTCCAAATAG
- a CDS encoding GNAT family N-acetyltransferase: MFSLNIQNDAIFFKDIKLEHLPYILQWYNKVDDFKFATGIDTPMTLEMLTKKYAEVAICSNEFFVGIFDRCESKMIGILKGRLHYKEKDAVWISSLAIDSQYQRRGFGSSALSLLLSYLKQKNMVKSVYLAVIEENIQGKSFWAKHNFQVLRKIEKHIKLHDRQQNAIIMYRHI, from the coding sequence ATGTTCTCATTAAACATACAAAATGATGCAATATTTTTTAAAGATATAAAACTGGAACACTTGCCTTATATTCTTCAATGGTATAATAAGGTTGACGATTTCAAGTTTGCTACGGGAATAGATACTCCTATGACTTTGGAAATGCTTACAAAAAAATATGCTGAAGTTGCTATATGCAGTAATGAGTTTTTTGTAGGAATTTTTGATAGATGTGAAAGTAAGATGATCGGTATTTTAAAAGGAAGGCTTCACTATAAGGAAAAGGATGCTGTTTGGATAAGTTCCCTGGCTATCGACAGCCAATATCAGCGCAGAGGCTTCGGGAGTTCGGCATTAAGCCTGTTACTGAGTTATTTAAAACAGAAAAACATGGTAAAATCCGTTTATCTGGCAGTTATTGAAGAAAATATCCAGGGTAAGAGTTTTTGGGCTAAACATAATTTTCAGGTTCTCAGGAAAATAGAAAAACATATAAAACTCCATGACCGGCAACAAAATGCGATTATTATGTACAGGCACATTTAA
- a CDS encoding M50 family metallopeptidase: MKKMTRYLLILVAVVVLWNTVIIRPLKIFTVFLHELGHALMAVVFGHGISGFRVNLNESGYTIAQSKGWFSSFMIANGGYLGSILFALLIIYLSRTGFKKYILGTVAIALLAVTLRFSGPSFSLLYSVVFAVAVILLYMIQNERINEWVIDIIGISSIAYAVYDTFVDTILLQINRFFHVIKGWNGSRHMTDAMQLAEMTKIPAIIWGIIWLAIAFIAINAVLLKTPKAYKGRK, encoded by the coding sequence ATGAAAAAGATGACAAGATATTTGTTGATTTTGGTAGCTGTAGTCGTACTCTGGAATACTGTAATTATAAGACCTTTAAAAATATTCACTGTGTTTTTACATGAGCTGGGACATGCTTTGATGGCTGTTGTTTTTGGTCATGGAATCAGTGGTTTTAGGGTTAACTTAAATGAGAGCGGTTATACGATAGCTCAGTCAAAAGGCTGGTTTTCATCGTTTATGATAGCAAATGGGGGGTACCTGGGAAGTATTCTTTTTGCCTTGCTTATCATATACTTAAGCAGGACAGGCTTTAAGAAATATATACTTGGCACCGTTGCAATAGCCCTGCTTGCTGTTACCCTCAGGTTTTCAGGACCGTCATTTTCATTACTGTACTCAGTGGTATTTGCAGTAGCAGTTATTCTGCTATATATGATACAGAATGAAAGAATAAATGAATGGGTCATAGATATAATAGGCATATCCTCAATTGCATATGCTGTATATGATACTTTTGTAGATACTATTCTGCTTCAGATAAACAGGTTTTTTCATGTTATTAAAGGCTGGAACGGAAGCAGGCATATGACTGATGCGATGCAGCTTGCTGAGATGACTAAAATACCTGCGATAATATGGGGAATAATATGGCTTGCAATTGCATTTATAGCGATAAATGCAGTACTCTTAAAAACACCTAAAGCGTACAAGGGGAGGAAATAA
- the rpsT gene encoding 30S ribosomal protein S20: MPNIKSAIKRVKVTRVKTLKNTVRKSALKTTIRKCKESIAKNDSSAVAVLKDAIQALDKAAAKNLIHKNTAARRKSRLTKALNAANK; encoded by the coding sequence TTGCCAAATATTAAGTCCGCAATTAAAAGAGTTAAAGTAACCAGGGTTAAGACTTTAAAGAATACAGTAAGGAAATCCGCTTTAAAGACTACAATCAGAAAATGCAAGGAAAGCATTGCGAAGAACGATTCTTCAGCAGTAGCAGTTTTAAAGGATGCTATCCAGGCGTTAGACAAGGCAGCAGCTAAAAACTTAATACATAAAAACACCGCTGCGAGAAGAAAATCCAGGTTGACAAAAGCGTTAAACGCTGCAAATAAATAA